In Halobacillus litoralis, one DNA window encodes the following:
- a CDS encoding nucleotide modification associated domain-containing protein encodes MSLDRHLEEISRELVETIQKKNHDYGNSFEKLFDRIGLDYAVIRQMEKTDRLESLVINNLAPQVDDESTEDTFKDIAGYALLTLAVLRKRGMKDTELEAPEKITVKDGQITAPNFTVPSNPNYYPQFDPQLSQFFGGKENG; translated from the coding sequence TAGTTGAGACAATCCAGAAGAAGAATCATGATTATGGAAATAGCTTTGAGAAGTTATTTGATCGCATTGGTCTTGATTATGCTGTCATTCGACAGATGGAAAAGACAGATCGCTTGGAGAGCTTGGTTATCAATAACCTTGCCCCACAAGTGGATGATGAGAGTACAGAAGATACTTTCAAAGATATTGCAGGGTACGCTCTCTTGACTTTAGCAGTGTTAAGAAAGCGTGGTATGAAGGATACAGAACTAGAAGCACCAGAAAAAATAACTGTCAAGGATGGACAGATTACAGCACCAAACTTCACTGTCCCATCAAACCCTAATTACTACCCACAATTTGATCCACAGTTAAGCCAATTCTTTGGTGGAAAGGAAAATGGGTAA
- a CDS encoding sigma-70 family RNA polymerase sigma factor, which produces MAVQAVNLMQSDDPDEQLEGWEKADELYNKHEAFIKSTILNPKKIKVDLGVWDSTVDKVGWDELEGEARVQFFEALHKFDPDNGTYFPHFIKSKLQYGIFNYLRDNSKFDDAIKATESFEDLLDENRDEHGGAISKALYTDVMAEGQQFQKDIDSKLLEEAKTSSNKELAVRVAWNSLSDKHKNVLEMIVNKEYTLREAGKELGVHFTTVRDIKNTALKKMEKLVKKFAS; this is translated from the coding sequence TTGGCTGTTCAAGCAGTCAATCTCATGCAGTCTGATGATCCAGACGAGCAGTTAGAAGGATGGGAAAAAGCAGACGAGCTTTACAACAAGCATGAGGCATTCATTAAATCTACTATCTTAAACCCTAAGAAAATCAAAGTTGATTTAGGTGTATGGGATTCCACTGTAGATAAAGTGGGCTGGGATGAGCTAGAAGGTGAGGCTAGGGTGCAATTCTTTGAGGCTTTGCATAAGTTTGATCCTGACAATGGCACATACTTCCCACACTTCATCAAGAGCAAGCTACAGTATGGCATCTTTAATTATTTGAGAGACAATTCAAAGTTTGATGATGCAATTAAAGCCACTGAGAGCTTTGAGGACTTGCTAGATGAGAATAGGGATGAACATGGTGGGGCAATTTCAAAGGCTCTATACACTGATGTGATGGCAGAAGGTCAACAGTTTCAGAAAGATATTGACTCTAAGCTATTAGAAGAAGCCAAGACTAGCTCTAATAAAGAGCTTGCAGTAAGAGTGGCATGGAATAGCCTTTCAGACAAGCACAAAAATGTTCTTGAAATGATAGTGAATAAAGAATACACCTTGCGAGAAGCTGGCAAAGAATTAGGGGTGCATTTCACCACTGTCAGGGACATTAAAAACACAGCCCTTAAAAAGATGGAGAAATTAGTGAAAAAATTTGCTTCATAG